The DNA sequence ttactattactaaGACATACTATACCACAAGCATCAGTACCAGATGCCAAGGGGTCATGACAAAGCGTGTTTGATGATTTGATAATAAGAGCGGGttgattttactttaaaaaagtatcctaatgactttggtgacaCCTCCTTTTACGCCCTCAAGAGATTGAAATTTATGCTTTTGTGGGAAATGTCTCAACGAATATTCGTTGGAACCACATAAAATTTGGTGCACATATTCATGTGCTCCCCAGAATGATGTATTATAACTTTCAGGTCAAATTTTCTATTTGTCCAATACTTACCACCAAATACCTCCaaaagaaattacatttaaatcagCCCCAATACTAGTGCTTTACGCTAGTTCTCAAATGTTTGCATACTAGACATTATATATGCTTAATATAGCCATGTTACCATTGTCATTGAGACCATGTTAGTATTTATCTGCAAGCACAGCTTTACAGAGCTGCTGACTCTTGATCTTATCACCACTGTAAACTGTGTATGtgttggactgttggtcagacaaaacaaactatTGAGCTTTAAAATATAACGATGGGCATTTTATGCTTTTTGCTGACAATCTGTTGACCAAACAATcagtaataattataaataattgTTGGCTGCAGCCCtgcttttgacatttttgcgtgacagagttcaaatgcagACTGAGTGACACATTAGGACTACATAACCTCACCAGTCATCTTTCAGAGGCTTGTAGCTGCAGTTCGGAGGCTTACATTTGATTTAACTTTACCCAAGGCAAGCAAAATGTCATGACACCTAACATGCACAGTTGAAAACAATTTCCAGTTGGGTGACATACTTTTTGTGTTAGAAGTTTTGAACGTAAGTATACACCTTTCTTGGCCCCCTGATACTATGGAAATTGTATGGAATTGTGTTTGAATACTTCTTTCCTAAGAAAGCACTACAGTCACAGTGTCCTCAACAAAGCATATCTTTATTCTCATAAACATCGGGTTCTTCAGGTACACAAACAGTCACGAGcacaaacactttcagtcttttttttggACACAGTCAACATATTAAGTGAGTCAAACACGTCATGTCACCTAATGTGGGAGTTTTCATTTTCCGACTTGTGCTGACGGTCATGTACGTTTCTCATCGAACTGAGGAAAGAAGAGTCTGACCCTTAATTCTGTCACTTCCTGGTTTGtgtgcacatgggagaagttaaGTCTTCAGGGCGTTCTGCCAGATATCTTTTTTTGTAACCAAAACCACAGTCTTTTTACAAACCTGACCAAGACGAGGCTTCCTGGCACAAAGCCCTGAGGGCAAACTTCTCCCATCAGCGGTTTGTGTTGAGGGCTTGAAAACAAAGGACAGCTCACTGATGAACACTCAAACATGGCATTCAATAAACAGTAGTACCCTATTACTGTCGAATCCCCACTCAGTGCGACATGTGCACATCAGTGCTCCGCCCTTCATTCACAGTCCTACGTTTTGTGTCAGACACATAAGGACAGCTCTGCATGGCTTTTGTTACCAGTCTTGGCAATGATATATTCGTCTCTTGTTTCCCTCCTCCACTATGACAGAACACAGCAGCTGATTCACTAGTTACtctatgtaaatatatatatttttttctcaatatatctatatattcTATCTATGGAATAAGTCTAtatagcatatatatatatatatatatatatacttttggTAGGGTTTTGAAAACATTCAGGTACATTCACTTGACCctgtgatgcttttttttcttcttcatatgaaagataaacacagacaaatgttAGCAGAGATACTCGCCACGTAGTAATGGCTTCCCATcaagaaacaagacattaagCATCCCCCAACTGAGAAGAAGCAAACATAACAATGTCTCAGTGCTGGTTCTTTAAGGACCAACAACAAGCATAAATATACTAAAAGACCTCTGTATTAATCTAGAGTATAAAATAGCATATTATCTGGACTTGACAACAGTTTATATTAACTCTAACAATAGAGTCTGGGTGCACACAATTCCACAGGTGCGTACATGAGCTGGCAACAACAGGTAGGCAATTCGATGGTTTCCTTTGCGTATTTACTAAGTCAACAGAAAGTATTCTGTCAGTGGTTAAAAAGCTTAAATGCAAAACTCACTTCTACAATCACTAGTGTGAATAGACCCTTGGCATATCACAGAATACACATATAGGCATTAATCAACAAGTCAAGGAGATAGAACTTGGCCTACAGAGGACCATACTGACGGTAAGCCACACTACGCATGAACAcccatatatatattttttttttctcagaaggCCACAAGGATGTCACTTGGGTGCTGGTTAGAAAAGTGTTCCTTCATGGGTCCGGGTTGACAGGCGACCCTAATACTGCCCGTAATCGGACGGCGAAAGTTCAAGTCATAACTTAAAAATTGATTTTCCGTTACAggagcaatattacatcaaaggattgtgtacacacacatggattTATCTTAACCTGTAACAATCCAAGGCCAATAGATAAAATGTCAGCCAGTGTGACAGTAGACAGTGTGCCCTTGTTTTGAGATTAACATTTCTCAGTATTTCAAAAAGGGTCAGTCCACCCAAATTAAAACCAGCCGTGCAGATTTGGTAGTTTGAGTCAAGATGACGATATCTTGAGTTTTCTGCCTCTGACCCCATGAAATGTAGATGAAtgggattttatttgtgtgGTTTACAGTACTCTACTAAAAATGTTTCctctggataatccacagagtAACAGGGGTGCTATTTCTGCAATGAAATGTTGTCGTTAAACTTTTAAATTGTCATTTTCCATCAGGGTGGAGGCAGAGCTCTCAGCAGATTTCTCAAAAACTGTGCACAAATTATCTACATGGCTAGCGTTTGGGTGAAATGACCCTTTAACAGTATTACTGTGTCAGCTAGGTTATAAATTACCCTTTCAATAAGATTTAAATAAgcagtagaaaaaaataatccaacAGGATATTAAATACATACCTCcaaaagaaatgtcaaaaacagaACAGTgcaatcaaaacaacaacatgaaaaataatatCGTTTATAAAATTGGATTCTCTGACCTAGAGAGAGCACCCCTTATGAACTGTAACACAAAGATCAATTTCCACCattggtttgatttttttttttcattgttttctcttGCGTCAACTGGTGAAAGATGAAGCTAGTGATAAAAGACATAAGAGAAACTCTCCATCCCTGTGCTGCTGATTGTTaggactgagtgtgtgtgaggagcagccacagtgagggGCTCCACGCCCATCCCTGGGCTAGGCTGGATAGTGTGGGCTTGGAGCTGGAGTGTCCGGATCTCCGTCCGCCTCGCCCTCCTCGTGGCCGGAGTACGAGCTCAGTGCGTCCCATAGAAGGCCGGGCTGCTCACAGTGGTGGCGACTCCTCCAGTGCTCCATAACCCCGTCTTTAGTGTCCAACACCTCGCTGCAAAGCACACAGTTAAAAGCCGCACCTGCTGCAAGGACCCCGAGGCTTCCGCTGCTATCAGGTGATGAGACAGTCCCGCTGTCCTCCCCCTCCTTTCCACGGTGCTGGGACATGATGTGCCTCTTAAGcttggagaaggagaagaactCCTCGTCGCAGCTGCCACATTTGACCAGGTTGCGCTTCTCGTTGAGTTGCCGCCAGTAGTGCGCAGCGTGCTTTACCAACTCGTTCTCAGCCTCGCGGCCACCCCGCAGTGGTTGGCCATCGTGATGCGGAACGTGGATCTCCTCTCCGTGCACATACAGCAAGTGCATCTTCATGTCAGCAAAGGTGGGAGTGATGGCCTGGCAGCGGCCACATTTAATCTGCAGCTCCACGGGGTCTTCACGATCCTGCTCTACTGATGGCTCTGGAGAGTTGGCCctggtgagaaaaacaaaaaaaatcaacagtgcAACTTTGTTATGACTGTTTGGAAAAAGTTGCATAAAACCTGCTACGAGGTAAAGGTCACAATGAAGTAGGTGCACATGTATTCATGAGTTATCTCAATCGATAATAGTCTCACCCCTCCACAGAAAGGTCATCCTCATGATGGCTGATGGACGGCTCCACGGTCAGCACCACCTTATGGACCTCTCTCAGATGACTGAAGTAAACTCCCACATATCCAAAGGCCTTCTCGCAGAACTCGCAGCACAGAGACCGTCGTGGGCGTACCTCAGAGTGGTGTAGCTTCATGTGGGTGCTCAGGCTGCCGGAGTGAGCGTACGCTTTGCGGCACACCGGGCAGACGTAGGGTCGGCTGTTGGTGTGACTGTTCATGTGGCTCTGGAGGTGATGCTTGAACTGGAAACAGCGGCTACATGTGGGGCAGCGGTGGAGCGGACGGCTGCCTATGAACACTCTGGGATGGGAGGCACCTCTCAGGTGGAGGGTTACTGGAGCTGGTTGGGGAGGGCAGTCCAGGGTCTTGGTTGTGGTAGTGCTGGGGAGCGGATGACCAAGTACGAGCTCCTGTTCTTGGCCGTCTGGGGTAATGGCAGGCAAACTAACCAGTTGGGGAACTGTCTCCATAACCAGCATGGGCTTGGGCCGGATGCTGCGGTACTTCTTTGAAATGTCAACTTCCTTTTGTTTGGAGCCTGGAGCGACTGCTGGCGGTTTCTCTGGCACCCTTCTACGGAAGAACGACAAGGACCTCTTCTTTCTGGCCTCAAATGCCAAGATGTCCTccatt is a window from the Epinephelus moara isolate mb unplaced genomic scaffold, YSFRI_EMoa_1.0 scaffold682, whole genome shotgun sequence genome containing:
- the znf438 gene encoding zinc finger protein 438; its protein translation is MKSLQFRSIAPKAPAVVPSPSPAVLSCQPPSALPEASTASSPKSIIVPTQNYALMQIAGQDGTFSLVALPPSVSSQTPQQQQQQTQKNLKLPIPRYQPVRSKGTADKVKSPPLAARVKTAAKVAVTAQTKTVVSGASTVVKIKQQESKHTKETLVPKEERSEQVILIDPASSDISVTALLPDNAVLYPGSQLERAPDGSERPATTGLIQNLQYPPAAVKGSPGKSPEESKTTVRLCQSKPAAAQPQSSITVLSSAIFSKAVQIIPSPPKGKLPILPYSKMKSTLIPAAKLSNLSPEKKGFSSQTGLTSPLDPTSKTLETAEAAGHNQVPNSTVQPQAKTTLMPVLGALQKPPGKKRGRKRKTMEDILAFEARKKRSLSFFRRRVPEKPPAVAPGSKQKEVDISKKYRSIRPKPMLVMETVPQLVSLPAITPDGQEQELVLGHPLPSTTTTKTLDCPPQPAPVTLHLRGASHPRVFIGSRPLHRCPTCSRCFQFKHHLQSHMNSHTNSRPYVCPVCRKAYAHSGSLSTHMKLHHSEVRPRRSLCCEFCEKAFGYVGVYFSHLREVHKVVLTVEPSISHHEDDLSVEGANSPEPSVEQDREDPVELQIKCGRCQAITPTFADMKMHLLYVHGEEIHVPHHDGQPLRGGREAENELVKHAAHYWRQLNEKRNLVKCGSCDEEFFSFSKLKRHIMSQHRGKEGEDSGTVSSPDSSGSLGVLAAGAAFNCVLCSEVLDTKDGVMEHWRSRHHCEQPGLLWDALSSYSGHEEGEADGDPDTPAPSPHYPA